The genomic region GTAAATTTGTATGTTTAATCTTCTCTGTTTTATTTGCTCATTATTTACTCGACTCAATCCCAACACAAACTAACAAATTAATTATAACCTCAaacaatttaacaaataaaatgaaactACAATTTGCGATAAAATCATAAATCCAAATTTCAATGAAATGAATACCCAATTCTCAATGCAAATATAAAACCCAAATAAACATTAAATATGAACAACCATATTTACTCGAAGGCATATTGAACATCCTTCAGCTTCTTTGGAAAATGCTCTAGGTTAAGATATGGAAGGGGGAAGATGAAATTTGAAATGGTAGCTTCAAGAGAAAGGGCGAAAtgaaatttaactcaattttagttaatttaattttaattaatttttttaattttcgaatgaaattaatgattttctttttgaataatttcattataggttttgATCATAGTCCCTCTCTAACCTATAAATGAGAGGATAATACGCTTCAACACACTCAAACCCACGTCCTCCTACATTGGCAATAATGTCCATGCCAATCAAACTAAAACTCAATAGACaaattaatgaaaaattaaatattgcATAAGTGTTGACTTTAAATTTGCTAGAGGGAATTTGTTCTTAAAGGAGATAAAGGTTGGGGCCAAATAGactatgaaaatataatttaggtACCTAATTCGACAAAAAGAAAAGTTTAAGCACCTCATTAAAAAAAAGCAATATAGTTTTAAGGGTTGATTATTCAATTAAATCTTTTtattaataatgtaaattacttaaaattttgGTAGTATGATGACGATATTTGACAAATTAAAGTGGAGAAATTAACTTCTCAATATTAGTAAAGGgatgaaatttataattaaatttttttcaaaaaaatatattttaatttttcaatcaAACATGTGTTTTTAATGGGTTCCTCATTTTGCAAACTTAAGAAGCCAAACATGAACTTATATCGTATTGCAATAAGTGGTCGGAGATTGGTTTCTAGCTAGGGTTGGGTTGGgttgaatttattttttattttttatttttaaacaattgATGATGATTTAGTTTATTCGGATTTTTTTCcatactaattttattttttaagtattGTATTTATTCTgataaaataaactttattttataattttcacaTTATTTGATAGAATctaacttttaaaatattaatttttcaagtaaataaaaaataatttaccactcttatataaaaaattatataaatattgtaatttattttcacttatttaaataaaaatgtttattttacattgtaaaaattaaattaattataaattaaattaaattaaattctgaGACACGATTTTTAACTCGTATTTTATAAATGGTCTGAACATCTAAATTCAAatcagtttattttattttatttttctcgcCAAACCTTGTTATCCAAAAATAAATATCAATTGCACTACTCTTATAAATAGAAACAGCTGATTGAAGGCGGCCATCATACGTTACACGAAGTTTCTAGCCGATTTACTACAGCTAAACTTCCCAGTTACAAGCTGGGTCACCCAACACATGTACTACTTTCAGAAAACCTCAATGTGCCTTGCACTTGCATTACCCCAAAAAagaaatggtaaaattataataGAGAAGAAGCCAAGCGGGGTTTATTATACATACAAACATTTCTCaaagaagaaaagaatgaaaaaacaaATATTTAGAGTTTTCCATAGGAGGACTGACCAAAACTGAAGGGGAAACAATCAGAAAGATATGTTAAGGCAGGAATATACACTTAAAGACATGCCAGCATTGAAAAGAAACAGTTTAGGCACCAGTCTTGGAGACTAATGGAGTTCCTCTGTGCAATTCCCATTCGGGTGTTAACTAAGAAAAACATAAATAGCTTAGGCTATCTTATTCTATGTTTGTATCACacaaattttcttcttctctataTTATTTGTTTCAGAGGGTACTTGTCTTCTTCCATACCACCAGTGATTTGAGGAACTCCATAACCTTCAAAACCCAATCGAGTCAATAAATTAATAGAGGAATAAAAAAACTGAGGCACATGCATTTTACTTCCCATTCTATGGTCGATTGAAGAAATTTGATGTATGTGTATGACCATCTATAACACAATCAAACATCTCTAGTCCTAGAAAGTAAAACAAAAAGTACCTCTTGTGGATCCTTGAGGGAAAAAAATGCATTACTCTCCTTGGGCACGGATGAAACTAAAATGCCATATCCACAATTTCCCTCTCTAAGAACCTGTATAAACCAATAAACTCTCTATATGTATTAATACAAAAAGAAATCTCAAGAATTTCGCCATCTATATCTTACCTTAAACGCATCTTCATCTGTCTGGTCATCTCCAACATAAATGGGAAGCACATCCTCACAATTGCTAAGCCCTAAAGCGTTTTTATTATTCTTCGTCTCATGTTTTTAACCATAGAAAATACTACATACTCATGACAATAGGTTAAAAGGACATACTTACCAAGTGATTCAAGAAGAAACGTAACAGCTTTCCCCTTATCCCAGTTGATCACAGGCCGAACCTCTAAAACCTAATTTATGCaaataattttaagaaaaataatgaatTATATTTTCAATAACTCAAAACAGAAAAGAAACCTAGTCTTTAAAGATCACCTTCCGCCCATGAGTCAACCGTAGACGAGGGTAGTTTCTGATGACATCATGGACTCGTTGTGCAACTACTGTCCAATCCTGAAAGGAAAGTGCCTACAAGTTAACTTATCACTATGTAAGGAAAACGTACTTCAATGCTCTTCATAACCATTACCAACTacagaagaaaataataaaggCCTCTAATGCTAAGGGAATTTCAACTACTCTCTCACCTTCTCATCTACGTTTCGGTAATGGACAGAGACACAAAATTTATTGTTTTCAACTTTTGCTCCTCGAATATCCTTGGTGTTATTGACAAGTGAGTTAAAAACCTGAGACGGACGAGAATTCTACGTTAGAACAGAGAGGGAAAGGTCAGGGCATGTATGGCACTCTTAAGAAAGATACACACCTCATCAATCATAGGTAAGAATTCACTAGCAGGCTGGAATAAATTAACTTCTTTGCCCTAAATTAaagagaaaaagatgaaaaaaaaaatactcaAGGGATGGTAGGAAAGAAACACAAGGACTGTGCAAAAAAGgatagaaattttatagccctaAACCTGATTATCTGTAGATCTAATGCAGTTAGAGTGGTCATCAAAAGA from Gossypium arboreum isolate Shixiya-1 chromosome 1, ASM2569848v2, whole genome shotgun sequence harbors:
- the LOC108481550 gene encoding trehalose-phosphate phosphatase A-like, whose product is MDLKSNHTALVLGDPAPLNRVSSGLLPYSGATFSQNLFLTVPTMKAGILDIRASNCLDSMESSSPPDKKSRDFNNDLESTDTDVAYRAWLLKYPSALASFDQITNPAKGKRIALFLDYDGTLSPIVDNPDCAFMSNDMRAAVKNVAEFFPTAIISGRSRDKVYEFVGLTELNYAGSHGMDIMGPVRQSFDDHSNCIRSTDNQGKEVNLFQPASEFLPMIDEVFNSLVNNTKDIRGAKVENNKFCVSVHYRNVDEKDWTVVAQRVHDVIRNYPRLRLTHGRKVLEVRPVINWDKGKAVTFLLESLGLSNCEDVLPIYVGDDQTDEDAFKVLREGNCGYGILVSSVPKESNAFFSLKDPQEVMEFLKSLVVWKKTSTL